The following DNA comes from Verrucomicrobiia bacterium.
GTGACTTTCAACACCTTGCCCGCCTTTAGACAGGAGCTGCAGACCCGGAGGCGCTTGTGGACGCCGTTCAAATTGGCGCGGACGGGGTGCAGATTGGGGAAAAAGCGCCGGCGCGATTTGTTGTTCGCGTGGCTGACGGTGTGTCCGTTCTGGGCGCTCTTGCCGCAAATATCACATACTTTCATAATCGTTTCCTCTCAACGAGAAGGGGAATTTAATGATTTTTTCGGGAAAGGCAAGGGCTTGCGACCGGGGGGAATTTGAGCTACCTTGGGGGGACAAAAAAGGAGAAGGAAATGAAAAAAT
Coding sequences within:
- the rpmB gene encoding 50S ribosomal protein L28: MMKVCDICGKSAQNGHTVSHANNKSRRRFFPNLHPVRANLNGVHKRLRVCSSCLKAGKVLKVTHRPKAAAEA